Below is a genomic region from Geoglobus acetivorans.
TCGTGAATGTGCTTTCTCGTTCTTACCAGACTAATTTTTCTCCCAATTCCTTCACGATGGTTGTAAGCAAAGAATGCGGTGGCGAGAGCGCCTGCAATCAGCAGCTCAATCATTGCAACCACCATACAATGTAAAGCAGCAGATTTAATGTGATGTACAGAATTACCACATCTATCAGCAAATTCAGTGCATTTCTCCCTATTTCAATCCCTCTCGCCCCGTTTTCCGCCCTGATGCTGCCATCCCCATAAAACTTCAGAACAGCATTAACAAGTTCCAAAGGTAGTTTTGTCTCTGCAGATATTTTCTCAGGGTCTTTGATCCCCCGTTCAAGCTCCCTCAATACCAGGATTTCGTATTCAGACCTCATCTTCTCAGGTAGAACCTAAGAACTATAAGCACCGCCAAGACTCCTACCAGTATTGTTACCGTGCCTGCATCCTTTCTGCCATTCTCACCGTTTTCCACTGCAGGAGTAGGTGTGGGCGATGCACTGGTTACGTTTTTCGCAAAAAAGACCTTTGATATACTGGAGTCATCAAGAAGCACTTTATAAGATCCCTCCTGTTTCGGGATATACTCAAACTCCACGTGCTTTTTCTCGTTCTGATAGATGTTAACGGTCTCATTGTAAGCAACAATACCATTTATCTTGACCACAATCTCTGCCGTCCCTGTCCCACCCTCATTTTTAACGTCAAAGGATACCTTCACCGGCTGACCAACATCAACTATGAAATCACTGACCGACAGGTTCGAGTACTTCAGCTCCGGCGGAAGCTTCAGTTCAGTTTTCAATCTTATCGAGACAGTTTTGTTGATAGATGAAAAGTCATAGAAAGAGGTCAGCAGGTCCGGAGCCTCTCTCAACCCATACTTCCTTTTTAAACCCGCATCGCTGAAGTAATAGTTGGTTACGTCCAGAACCACCTTTCCGCCCCTCTTCAAATAATCGCTGAAGGCAGTCATTTCCGGTTTATCAGTAACGTAGAACACGATGTCCGCCTTATCCAGCTCGTAATCTTCCACAACACCAACATACGATACTGGCGCTTTATTCAACTGTCTGATATATTCAAGAAGGTCCGGAAGAATCTTCTCTGCCCTCTCATCGCTCTTGTAATAAAGCGCCACCTTCATTTCATCGCTGTAGTTTCCGTTCTTCCACAGATAAGCAAGAACGTTCGTGAGCATTTTTGCAGCATTATCTCTATTCATATCGTAGGCTTTTTCAAAATCGAAGTCTCTTGCCTTATTGTCCATCCCGCTTACACCAACGCTACCGAGAACGTAGTTGTTGGCCGAGAGTACAAGAGTCCCATTACCCACTTTTCCGATCTTCAGGGGCTTGTTAAACAGATATGGCTGGACATAGACCGGCAGAACCTGCAATCCAGCTACTTTGCTCCATCCCGCAGAAATTTCGAGTTTGTGATCACCAATGTCAAGTTGAGGAACGCTGAACTCCACCCTGGTAGATTCATAAGGTCCAAGCTCCACTTTTTTCTTTGAAAAATACTCACCATCAATCAAAAGCCTCAAGTAAAAGGACACTTTTTTGTTACCTGCGTTAAACACAGATACCTGAAGCGTATTATTCATACCTTCCGGCAAAATTGCAGCTTTTAAATTCGAATCAAATAAGTAGACCGTGCTTTTGACTTCATCAACCACATTAAACCTGATCTCTTTTTTGAGGTAATCCACATCATTTCTCTTCTCAGTATAAACAAACAAACTTGCATCACTGCCATTGATCAGTCTTTCAAGGAAGCTTTTATACTCTTGTTCTGTTGCAGTTGTATTCAGAACATCGAAAACATAAACCACCGCTCTGTACTCGCCAGTCTTCCAGCTCTCCGGTATGTTTATATCAAAAACAGTGAAAATGCTGTTGGTCCAATCAAGACCGGACTTTCTTATCACCTTCCCTGCCACCGGATAACCATCGGGATCGTATACAACCACCAGAAAGTCCACGGCATACGCTCTGAAGTGATTGATATCCGAGGCCTGAACGTATATCTTCGCAGTTTCCCCTTTTTCATAAGGAATTTTTCTTTCGATAAACTTACCATAGCCATCAACGTGGTCAACCAGTTTAATAGCAAAATTGTCTATCGCTAAAGTTGGACTCACCATGAACAGAAAAATAAGACATGCCAGGCAGACAATTCTCCCCCTCACATACATGCATAGAACAAAAGAAATAAATAATTTACCAGAGAACCACAAACTGTGAAAAAAGTTGCGTTGCTCTCGGCAGCGATCCTTATACTGACAATAATGTTCGCATCTCTCACGCAGGCATCAGAAGTAAACAACCCTCTGTACAAACAATACGAAGGTTTTTTTGCTCCCTGGCATAAAGCAAAGATTTGCATGCCCTGCCACATAAACACTCTGTCGGGAGAAGAGCTCGAGAAGTTTCTGAGGTGCACACCATGCCATAACAGAGAAGTGGACCTAAAAGACCAGAACCAGCTCCTCAAACTGCATGGGGCGACAGTCTGCATAAAATGTCACGTTGGAAGCAATTATGACATTAACAACATTGGATTGAAAGTCCACGTACCCCACATGAAGGTCTCATGCGATAATTGCCACGGAACCGATGGAGCCATATCCAAACCAGACAGAAACAAATGCACTGATTGCCATGGTTCAAATCCCCACAGTGTTCACAGCAGAGTTCTTGATGATATCTGCTTTGACTGTCACTCGGAATACATGAAGGACTACCTGCCAAAAATAAACAAAAAAGAACTGGAAAGCGTAGGGCTGCAGGTGACTCCAACCCCAGAAAGACCCCAGGAAGCCCAAGTATCCTTCAAGAGCCTTTCGGACTTTATCTTGTGGATAGTCGATCTCCTGTTCTGATTTTTGAAAAACTATTTAACCAAAACCCATCGCTTTTTTCCATGCTCACCCCATTTGAAATCAAACTCCTCAAATCACTCGAAAAGAGCAGAGAATACAGTATCGACGATGCCGCCGAGATTGCTGGAATGAAGAAAGACGCTGTAATAAAAGCAATTTATCTGCTTGCAGAAAAGGGATTCGTCAAAATTGAGGAAAAAATCTGGAAAGAATATGAACTGACCGAAGAGGGAATAAAATACCTGACCGAAGGACTTCCAGAAGAGAAACTCGTTTCAGAACTGGGGGAAGGTAAGAGGTCAATAAAGGAGCTTGAAGAAAAGTTTGGAAAAAGGCTGGTGGGCATTGCTCTCGGGAACCTCAAGAAAAAGGGCGCGGTAAAAATAGAAGGCGGAGTCGTTGAGCTCATTTCAGAGCCAGAGTTTTACGAAAAAACTGCACTTGAAAAAATTTACAGCGACAGAACTGCCAAGCTGGACGAAAAAATTCTGAAAGAACTGAAGAAGAGAAAGCTTTTGAGAGAGGAGCAGTTCAAGGAAGTATTCTTCAAAATAATCAGAAAACCCGATGTCGAGCTGAAGGAGAAAATTTCGGACATCACACCTGAGATCCTCATTTCAGGAACATGGAAGGGGAAAGAATTCTTAGAATATGACATAAAAATTCCCTCGAAAGAAGTATTCGCTGCCAAAATTCACCCATACGAGAGAATAATCAGAGAATGCAGAAAGATCTTTCTGGAGATGGGCTTCACAGAGATAAAGGGCCACTACATCCAGCCAGCATTCTGGAACTTCGATGCGCTCTTCCAGCCACAGGATCACCCCGCAAGAGAGATGCAGGACACGTTTTATCTGGAGAGATATGTCGAGCTTGAAGGGGATGCTGTTGAAAGAGTTAAGCTGACACATGAAGATGGGTGGGTGACCGGTTCCAAGGGATGGGGTGGAAAGTGGAGTCTTGAAAAGGCAAAACAACTCGTGCTGAGAACCCACACAACTGCAATAACAATCCACTACCTCGCTCTGAATCCCGAGCCCCCCGTTAAGGCGTTCTGCATAGATAGGGTTTACAGAAGAGAGACCATAGATGCCACCCATTTACCAGAATTTGACCAGCTTGAGGGTGTGGTCCTCGACAGGGACGTTGGATTTGCTGACCTGCTTGGCCTGCTGAGGGAGTTTTTCCACAAGATGGGTTTTGAGGATGTAAGATTCAGACCCGGATATTTCCCGTACACAGAGCCGAGTGTGGAGCCAGAGGTCTATGTTGAGGGTCTGGGGTGGGTCGAGCTTGGAGGGGCAGGAATATTCAGAAAAGAAGTTACCGAACCTCTCGGAATAAAGGGGAAAGTTCTCGCCTGGGGTCTCGGAATTGGCAGACTTGCGATGCTCAGGCTTGGAATGAAAGATCTGAGAAGGCTTTACATACCGGATATTGGCTGGCTGAGGTCACTTCCAGCAATAAAAAGGTAAACGCCCTCTTTGGACTTTTCCAATTTTTCGCCATGTTTATAAATCAAATGGACTTTAGATTCTGTAAAAATCCCTTGACTGTGGTATGATGCCGAGACCGCACACTAAATTTGCTATCCTGATCATCGCCGGAGCAATCTCATTTTTAGTCGGCATCAGCACAGGCTCATCAAAAATCGGTCTGAACGAGATACTGGGCTTAATTTCAGGTGTTGAAAAAGAATACGTATCAAACATACTCGATTTCAGGCTGAGGCGCACACTCCTGTCAATACTCGTTGGGGTGGCGTTATCGTCGTCAGGATGTGCCATGCAATCCCTTTTCAGAAATCCCTTGGCGGACCCGTACATCATAGGGGTTTCAAGCGGAGCAAGTGTTGGGGCTGCCATTGCAATCCTGACAGGTCACGGTTCTTCCATCAACATAATGGCTGCAGCATTCGTATCTGCCATAATTACAGTATTTGTGGTATATTACCTGGGAAAAGATTCCACATATTCTCTCCTGCTCGCAGGTGTGGCGATGGCCACATTCCTTTCGGGAGTCACATCACTTCTCATATACATCTCGGGACAGAGCCTGCACCAGGTTCTCTTCTGGATAATGGGTGGATTCTGGAACGCAAACTGGTTCAAGGTGAAAATCGCATTTGTAGGATCCATAATAGGCGTTGCAGTAATCCTGTACAACTCGTGGAGACTGAACGCCCTTTTGCTTGGAGAGGAACATGCACTTAGCGTGGGAATAAACATCGAAAGGCTCAAAAGAGAAATTATCGCTGCCACCGCATTTCTGACGGCAATTGCAGTATCGGTAAGTGGAGTTATAGGCTTCGTAGGCCTGATAATCCCGCACACAATGAGGTTGCTCTTCGGGGAAGACAACAGAATAATTGTTCCGACATCTATTCTCTTTGCATTCACATTCATGCCAGCCGTGGACACGATTGCGAGAATAGTCGTTCCGGGTGAGCTTCCGGTGGGAGTTATCACATCACTTCTCGGCGCTCCATTTTTCATTTATCTCCTGAGGAGGAAGAGGTATGAAGCTAAAGGTCAATAATGTTACTGTCAGGCTCAACAGTACCGAAATACTCAAAGATGTGAGTTTAGAGATAAACAGAGGGGAATTCGTAAGTCTGCTTGGGCCGAATGGCAGTGGTAAATCAACAATACTCAGGACAATATATGGCATTCTTAAGCCGACCGGAGGCGCAGTATATCTGAATGGAAAAAAGATGAACGGTGCCGGTTTTGAGGAGGTTGCAAAGCTCATAGGATACCTGCCACAGGAACAGTCTGAAGCCAATCTGAAAGTTCTCGATGTTGTTCTGCTTGGGAGAACTCCATACATAAGGATAAGCCCGGGCAAAGACGATTACGCACTCGCAATGAAAGCCCTTGAACTCGTTGGAATGGAGAATTTTGCACAGAGAAGATTCTCAGAGCTTAGTGGGGGAGAGAAGCAGAAGGTCATGCTTGCGAGAATTTTCTGCCAGAACACAGAGTTCATGCTTCTCGATGAACCCACCGCCCACCTCGACGTAAGGAGTCAGCTCGAAATTCTGGAAATTGTGAAAAAAATGGTGAAAACCGGTAAAAGCACCCTCATCTCCCTGCACGACATAAATCTCGCAGCAATGTTCAGCGACAGAATCCTCATGATCAGGAATGGTAAAATCATCCACGTAGGGACTCCTGAGGAGGTTATCCGGCCCGACAGGATAGAGGAGGTCTTCGGGATTCGGGCAGAGGTTATCAGGCACAACCAGAGAATCCTCGTAATTCCGGAGGTTGTCAGATGAGGTATCGAGTTGAGGACAACACCCTCATTGTAGAGGGCAAATTTGATGCATTAAGCTCAGGTCTGAAGGGTGGCTGGAAAAAGGTTAGCAGCATATTCAACCATACGGTTTCGGATGATTTCCTCGATTCTGATCCAGTCCATTATCTCGAAACCGTTGCAAAAAGACTTGGACTGAAAAATTACTTCGGGTTACTCACCTCAGTCCCTATGGAAAAGCTGGCAATCGTGAAAAAGGACGAAGTCACAGCATTCGTAACTGCGGGGGTCAAAAACCCCAACGAAGTCATCGGGACGATAAACATCATCCTGATAATTGATGCAGAACCATCAGATGGTGCGATGGTGAACACCATAATAACCGCAACTGAGGCAAAGAGTCATGCCCTTCTGGAGATGGGTTATGGCTTTACAGGGACAAACACAGATGCTGCTGTGGTCGCAAGGACTGGTGGCAGATACTATGAATATGCCGGCCCCGCAAGCGATTTAGGGAGCAAAATCTGGTACTGCGTGAAAAGAGGAGTCTTAAAGAGTTTGAGCAAATGGTGACTGGAGAACAATTCGTTAAAGTTAAATACAATTTTCTTTATCAAGCATCAAAAAAAATTTAGAGGTGGTATAGAATGGAGTGGAAAAAAATTTTCATATTCCTGACACTGGCTGCACTGATCCTCATATCAGGCTGCGCAGATATCAAAAGTCCCGAAATACAGAACAAATCCGGTGAAAATCTAAAAACCGAAAAATTTCCCATTACCGTAACAGACGACTTTGGATTCAACGTAACAGTGGATAAAAAACCGGAGAGAATCATTTCCTTAGCACCATCGAACACAGAAATCCTGTTTGCTCTCGGTCTTGGAGACAGAATAGTTGGAGTTACTGAATACTGTAACTATCCCGAGGAGGCGAAAGAAAGACCGAAGGTTGGTGGATACTCCACAATTGACATCGAGAAGGTGCTCAGCCTGAAACCGGACCTGGTCGTTGCATCGTTTGGAAATGGCGAAGAGACCATACAAACCCTCAAGGAATACAATCTGACAGTAATAGCGCTAAATCCAAAAGATCTCAAAGGAATAATAAGAGATATTGAAATGCTCGGCAAAGTTACCGGAGAGGAGGAAAACGCAACCAGACTCATAAAAATGATGGAAAACAAAATTGAAACCGTGAAAGCCAAGGCTGAAAAAATGGAAGCAAGACCGAAGGTTGCCCACATCCTGTGGCATGATCCGATTTACGTCAGCGGTAACGGCACATTTGTAAATGAACTGATAACAATTGCCGGAGGACAGAACGCTTTTGGAGACGTTGAGGGCTGGAAGGTCGTAAGCATCGAAGACCTCTACTCAAAAGACCCAGACATAATCATCGTGAACAGCGGCGATGGAATGAATGCAAACGGTGAAAATATCATATACGAGTGGGTTACAAGCGAGCTTAAAGACCTCAGAGCAGTAAAAGAAGGAAAAGTGTTCGTAATAAACTCCGACATGATCTCAAGACCATCCTACAGACTCGTCTATGCTCTCGAGGAGATTTCAAACATAATAGCTGAAAATAGTGGTTAAACTGCTAAATATCAGTAAATTTTTTCGTATTTTTTCTTATCTCCCTTGAAAGTCGCATCAATTCCAAGTTTTGCGGTGATATTGTCTTTAGCAGAGGGGTCAAGGCTGCTTCCCCTCGCATTTGTTATCACCACCAGGTCTCTGTCCGCCTGGAATCTCGTCGCAATGGCGTACTCAACATCTTCCATGCTGTAAATATCAATGTCATCATCCACCACAACCACATGCTTCAGGCTCGGGTGGGCGGAAAAGGCAGCGAGTATCGCATTCTTTCCATCCCCGTCAGTTATCTTCTCAATCTGAACTATGGCATGGAGGTAATGCCTGCCCCCAGCAGTCATGATTACATTCTTCACCCTACAAACCCTCGCAACAGCTCGATAAATTTCGGGTTCATAGGGTACGCCCATGAGCATCTGGTGCTCGTAACCCGCCGGAGTTATCGAATAGAACATGAAATCCTCCTTTGCGTAGATGGTGTCCACTTCAATTACCGGTGCTCTCCTTATCCGGTCGTATGTACCCGTTATGTCTATAAACGGACCCTCATCAACCATCTCCCCAGTTATCCTCCCCCTGATAACTATTTCGGACTCAGGAACATGTATGCCATCAACGTTGCTCACCTCAAGTGTTTTCATCAGCGACGAGGCGTAGTGGTATTCCATGCCCTCATCAACCCTTGTCGCTGATGCAAACATGAATAGCGGGTGTGGTGATATAGATATGGCAATTTCAAGCTCTTCGTCCCGATCAATGGCGGATTTCCACCTCAGATACGTGTGTCTTGGAGGCACGAGTCTAACAGCCATTTTCTTTTTACCCAGAATGAGCATTCTGTGGAAGCTTGCATTGTAACTTCCATAATCGTTACCATTTCCTGTAACGATGATGCCTGCAGTTATGTACCTGCCGGCGTCGTTCTCAAAATACTTCGGAACCGGCAGATCTTCCAGACTGTCCAGCTCCACATAGTCAACATCCCGTTCAACAATCCTTCCCCCTATTTTCAGATTCGCAAGATATTTTGCAAGGTCTGAAACGCAGATGTCCATATAGCCACACAAAAGCTCCCTGGTTGCGAGAAAGTTTGTGGCTACCTTTTTTCCCTCCACATTGATAATGGCAGGAGTTTTCTCAAGTCCATTCTCTCCAATGAATTTCACAACCTCCTCATGGCCGATTTCCTCTTCAAAGACCCTGTGACCAGCAGCCCGGATCGCATCCCTGAAATTCATAAAAATAACAGCAGGGAAAATTATAATAATTTTATTGCAATTTTCAGCTTATGCCATCGTCAAGGATTCCGGGATTCTACAAGATGAGTGTTCATGAAAGAATCGAAAAGATTTCCGAATTTGCAGGATTGACTGAAGAGGAGAAGAAGATGCTCTTCGAGAAGGGTCTTCCCCTGGAAATAGCAGACAGAATGATTGAGAACGTCATAGGCACTTTCGAGCTTCCTTTCGGGATAGCGACGAACTTCCTGATTGACGGCAAGGACTACCTCATCCCCATGGCCATCGAGGAGGCGAGCGTTGTTGCCGCTGCAAGCAACGCAGCAAAAATGGCAAGAGAGGGAGGAGGTTTCACAACAGATTATTCAGGAAACATCATGATCGGGCAGATTCAGGTAGTGGATCTCAAAGATCCGTATTCTGCAAAATTTGAGGTTTTGAGAAACAGAGAGGAGATAATAAAGCTCGCAAATGAGCAGGATCCCATTCTGGTTAACCTGGGTGGAGGGTGCAAGGACATAGAGGTGAGAATAATCGAAAGCATAAAGGGGAAGATGCTGGTTGTCCATCTGATCGTGGATGTGAAGGACGCAATGGGTGCAAATGCAGTAAATACGATGGCAGAAGCCGTTGCCCCCCTTATTGAGGATATAACCGGTGGAAGGGTGTATCTGAGAATAATATCAAACCTTGCAGTTTACAGACTTGCGAGAGCGAAAGCTGTTTTCAAAAAGGACGCAATAGGAGGGGAGGATGTCGTTGAAGGCATAATGAACGCCTACGCTTTTGCCGAGGCGGATCCATTCAGATGTGCCACCCACAACAAGGGGATAATGAACGGAATCTCCGCAGTGGTTATAGCAACCGGAAACGATTTCAGGGCGGTTGAGGCGGGGGCGCACAGCTACGCCGCTCTTAGAGGCTACAAGCCTCTGACAACCTACGAAGTGAATAAGGACGGAGATCTCGTAGGAACAATTGAGCTGCCCATAGCGGTCGGAACAATTGGCGGTGCGACAAAGGTAAACCCCTTAGCCCAGCTGAGCCTCAAGATTCTCGGAATAAATACTGCAGAAGAACTTTCGAGGGTCATGGCTGCTGTTGGACTCGCACAGAACTTTGCAGCCTTAAGAGCTTTGGCCACAGAAGGAATACAGAGAGGACACATGGAACTCCATGCGAGGAACATCGCAATAATGGCTGGGGCCAGCAAGGAAGAAGTGGATCAGGTTGTAGAAGAGATGCTGAAAGCCGGTAAGATAAGGATGGATATCGCCAAGGAGATAATAGAACGGCTGAGAAGCAAAAACTGACATCAATTATTTTTGATTCCCCCTACAGTACCTTCACAAAAAATCTTGCAGGCTCTATCCACTCGCTCCTGCATTTCGGGCATCTTCCCGGATTCATTTTTTCAAACTCAAAGCCACACTTTTTGCACATCGGCGGAGACATAAGCAGCATTTTCCCCTTCCTCTTCAGAACTTTCGATGCCTTCTTCAGGGCATCATAAACCTCTTTTTCCCTGGAAA
It encodes:
- a CDS encoding cytochrome c3 family protein gives rise to the protein MKKVALLSAAILILTIMFASLTQASEVNNPLYKQYEGFFAPWHKAKICMPCHINTLSGEELEKFLRCTPCHNREVDLKDQNQLLKLHGATVCIKCHVGSNYDINNIGLKVHVPHMKVSCDNCHGTDGAISKPDRNKCTDCHGSNPHSVHSRVLDDICFDCHSEYMKDYLPKINKKELESVGLQVTPTPERPQEAQVSFKSLSDFILWIVDLLF
- the pheS gene encoding phenylalanine--tRNA ligase subunit alpha codes for the protein MLTPFEIKLLKSLEKSREYSIDDAAEIAGMKKDAVIKAIYLLAEKGFVKIEEKIWKEYELTEEGIKYLTEGLPEEKLVSELGEGKRSIKELEEKFGKRLVGIALGNLKKKGAVKIEGGVVELISEPEFYEKTALEKIYSDRTAKLDEKILKELKKRKLLREEQFKEVFFKIIRKPDVELKEKISDITPEILISGTWKGKEFLEYDIKIPSKEVFAAKIHPYERIIRECRKIFLEMGFTEIKGHYIQPAFWNFDALFQPQDHPAREMQDTFYLERYVELEGDAVERVKLTHEDGWVTGSKGWGGKWSLEKAKQLVLRTHTTAITIHYLALNPEPPVKAFCIDRVYRRETIDATHLPEFDQLEGVVLDRDVGFADLLGLLREFFHKMGFEDVRFRPGYFPYTEPSVEPEVYVEGLGWVELGGAGIFRKEVTEPLGIKGKVLAWGLGIGRLAMLRLGMKDLRRLYIPDIGWLRSLPAIKR
- a CDS encoding iron chelate uptake ABC transporter family permease subunit, whose translation is MMPRPHTKFAILIIAGAISFLVGISTGSSKIGLNEILGLISGVEKEYVSNILDFRLRRTLLSILVGVALSSSGCAMQSLFRNPLADPYIIGVSSGASVGAAIAILTGHGSSINIMAAAFVSAIITVFVVYYLGKDSTYSLLLAGVAMATFLSGVTSLLIYISGQSLHQVLFWIMGGFWNANWFKVKIAFVGSIIGVAVILYNSWRLNALLLGEEHALSVGINIERLKREIIAATAFLTAIAVSVSGVIGFVGLIIPHTMRLLFGEDNRIIVPTSILFAFTFMPAVDTIARIVVPGELPVGVITSLLGAPFFIYLLRRKRYEAKGQ
- a CDS encoding ABC transporter ATP-binding protein, encoding MKLKVNNVTVRLNSTEILKDVSLEINRGEFVSLLGPNGSGKSTILRTIYGILKPTGGAVYLNGKKMNGAGFEEVAKLIGYLPQEQSEANLKVLDVVLLGRTPYIRISPGKDDYALAMKALELVGMENFAQRRFSELSGGEKQKVMLARIFCQNTEFMLLDEPTAHLDVRSQLEILEIVKKMVKTGKSTLISLHDINLAAMFSDRILMIRNGKIIHVGTPEEVIRPDRIEEVFGIRAEVIRHNQRILVIPEVVR
- a CDS encoding adenosylcobinamide amidohydrolase, yielding MRYRVEDNTLIVEGKFDALSSGLKGGWKKVSSIFNHTVSDDFLDSDPVHYLETVAKRLGLKNYFGLLTSVPMEKLAIVKKDEVTAFVTAGVKNPNEVIGTINIILIIDAEPSDGAMVNTIITATEAKSHALLEMGYGFTGTNTDAAVVARTGGRYYEYAGPASDLGSKIWYCVKRGVLKSLSKW
- a CDS encoding ABC transporter substrate-binding protein, translated to MEWKKIFIFLTLAALILISGCADIKSPEIQNKSGENLKTEKFPITVTDDFGFNVTVDKKPERIISLAPSNTEILFALGLGDRIVGVTEYCNYPEEAKERPKVGGYSTIDIEKVLSLKPDLVVASFGNGEETIQTLKEYNLTVIALNPKDLKGIIRDIEMLGKVTGEEENATRLIKMMENKIETVKAKAEKMEARPKVAHILWHDPIYVSGNGTFVNELITIAGGQNAFGDVEGWKVVSIEDLYSKDPDIIIVNSGDGMNANGENIIYEWVTSELKDLRAVKEGKVFVINSDMISRPSYRLVYALEEISNIIAENSG
- a CDS encoding UbiD family decarboxylase, whose translation is MNFRDAIRAAGHRVFEEEIGHEEVVKFIGENGLEKTPAIINVEGKKVATNFLATRELLCGYMDICVSDLAKYLANLKIGGRIVERDVDYVELDSLEDLPVPKYFENDAGRYITAGIIVTGNGNDYGSYNASFHRMLILGKKKMAVRLVPPRHTYLRWKSAIDRDEELEIAISISPHPLFMFASATRVDEGMEYHYASSLMKTLEVSNVDGIHVPESEIVIRGRITGEMVDEGPFIDITGTYDRIRRAPVIEVDTIYAKEDFMFYSITPAGYEHQMLMGVPYEPEIYRAVARVCRVKNVIMTAGGRHYLHAIVQIEKITDGDGKNAILAAFSAHPSLKHVVVVDDDIDIYSMEDVEYAIATRFQADRDLVVITNARGSSLDPSAKDNITAKLGIDATFKGDKKKYEKIY
- a CDS encoding hydroxymethylglutaryl-CoA reductase, degradative encodes the protein MPSSRIPGFYKMSVHERIEKISEFAGLTEEEKKMLFEKGLPLEIADRMIENVIGTFELPFGIATNFLIDGKDYLIPMAIEEASVVAAASNAAKMAREGGGFTTDYSGNIMIGQIQVVDLKDPYSAKFEVLRNREEIIKLANEQDPILVNLGGGCKDIEVRIIESIKGKMLVVHLIVDVKDAMGANAVNTMAEAVAPLIEDITGGRVYLRIISNLAVYRLARAKAVFKKDAIGGEDVVEGIMNAYAFAEADPFRCATHNKGIMNGISAVVIATGNDFRAVEAGAHSYAALRGYKPLTTYEVNKDGDLVGTIELPIAVGTIGGATKVNPLAQLSLKILGINTAEELSRVMAAVGLAQNFAALRALATEGIQRGHMELHARNIAIMAGASKEEVDQVVEEMLKAGKIRMDIAKEIIERLRSKN
- a CDS encoding transcriptional regulator, which produces MQLERIIALIEERPLTAREICYALEMDISREKEVYDALKKASKVLKRKGKMLLMSPPMCKKCGFEFEKMNPGRCPKCRSEWIEPARFFVKVL